In Borrelia duttonii Ly, the following are encoded in one genomic region:
- a CDS encoding variable large family protein, whose amino-acid sequence MVLGIFSVFGSAIGDTLGFSVVKSGYKRDKIVEYFEKIKKGLEVINEKLQGLAGEISGAKNVGVNTIGVVKGSIKEANEVFETS is encoded by the coding sequence ATGGTTTTAGGAATTTTTAGTGTTTTTGGGAGTGCAATAGGAGATACATTAGGATTTAGTGTGGTGAAATCGGGATATAAGAGAGATAAGATAGTAGAATATTTTGAGAAGATAAAAAAAGGATTGGAAGTGATTAATGAAAAGTTGCAAGGGCTAGCAGGTGAAATTTCTGGTGCAAAGAATGTTGGTGTGAACACAATTGGAGTTGTCAAGGGTTCCATTAAAGAAGCAAATGAAGTTTTTGAGACCAGTTAA
- the bdr gene encoding Bdr family repetitive protein codes for MLHSQAVITQEMVLSELVKAGINRDIATDLSYRYYKNELTAKDLEYLKENFDIKLKMLERSLKAEIISVKTEFDNKIDTKFTELDNKINTIEINLNAKIDKVRDELKLDIKELDNKVDTKFSELDNNIELVRKDIEIE; via the coding sequence ATGTTGCATTCACAAGCAGTAATTACGCAAGAAATGGTTTTAAGTGAACTCGTTAAAGCTGGCATAAATAGAGACATTGCTACTGATTTATCTTACAGGTATTATAAAAATGAGCTTACTGCTAAGGATCTTGAATATTTAAAAGAAAATTTTGACATAAAATTAAAAATGTTAGAGCGTAGTTTAAAGGCTGAGATTATATCTGTTAAAACCGAATTTGATAATAAGATAGATACTAAATTTACAGAACTTGACAATAAGATAAATACTATTGAGATTAATTTAAATGCTAAGATAGATAAAGTAAGGGATGAGTTAAAATTAGATATTAAAGAACTTGATAATAAAGTGGATACTAAATTCAGTGAGCTTGATAATAATATAGAGCTTGTGAGGAAAGATATAGAAATAGAATAA
- a CDS encoding ParA family protein: protein MDRKKPEVITIASIKGGVGKSTSAIIFATLLSKKYKVLLVDIDTQASTTSYYHEKLIENDIDVVNINIYRVLNETLDINDSIVNIDNNLDFIPSYIHLHKFIREAIPLKELRLKECLFFLQNEYDYVVLDTNPSLDATLANALICSGYIIVPMTAEKWAVESLELIEFYMKELRINLPIFILITRFKNNNTHKELLEYIQSKRGFLGFIHEREDLNKRISKNDVFDLNKDYIKDYGSALESFLTKKLIVR from the coding sequence ATGGATAGAAAAAAACCAGAGGTAATTACGATTGCATCAATCAAGGGTGGTGTTGGGAAAAGCACAAGTGCAATCATATTTGCAACATTGTTGTCAAAAAAGTATAAAGTACTTTTAGTAGATATTGATACACAAGCATCAACTACTAGTTATTATCATGAAAAATTAATAGAAAATGATATTGACGTTGTCAATATCAATATCTATAGAGTTTTAAATGAAACATTAGACATTAATGATTCGATAGTTAATATAGATAATAATCTAGATTTCATTCCAAGTTATATTCATTTACATAAATTTATTAGAGAAGCAATTCCTTTAAAAGAATTAAGGTTAAAAGAGTGTTTATTTTTCCTTCAAAATGAATATGATTATGTCGTATTAGATACTAATCCTAGTTTAGATGCTACATTGGCAAATGCTTTGATATGCAGTGGCTATATAATAGTTCCAATGACAGCAGAAAAATGGGCAGTTGAGAGTTTGGAATTAATAGAATTTTATATGAAAGAGTTGAGGATAAATCTTCCAATTTTTATCCTCATAACTAGATTTAAAAATAATAACACACATAAGGAATTGTTAGAATATATACAGTCTAAGAGAGGATTTTTAGGTTTTATACATGAGAGAGAGGACTTGAATAAGAGGATATCAAAGAATGATGTTTTTGATTTAAACAAAGATTATATAAAAGATTATGGAAGTGCATTGGAAAGTTTTTTGACTAAGAAATTAATAGTGCGTTAA
- a CDS encoding variable large family protein, with amino-acid sequence MKKPLGLLIMINLFMGCDSNSILGLGKLIDKHKDTGSNILGLGKLSDESKDALLDSALTLGQEVLQVGKEIAPKVVNMGEEVVSGALELGQEMLQMGQNLGEVIVPGAIQAGQVILPGVLHAGQIVVPGLLETGKVIGRGFQDIFWFVGNVVGDMLEDLLVKADIKSTDKRSKVKEHFEKVKSQLEATKNKVDGSSGVVGNDTVIDKLITAVGKLANAVGDDKIDIGAISDSSTKASIVSDRASVQSIIEGIKEIVDIAKKSGVNVSTEDAGATVTASSQTDATAALNSGKDGAQEGAGAKLAQEVSKADPWAMIDKICNANVKDGNLDGNNSNAGELVTGFVNTPNGIGAKTNADFAAAVALKAMSKDGKFAVKDNDSNSEDANKIKNAAAEAVNKLLDTLGLIIRRTVRMEIGKVDSKVNKVVAKK; translated from the coding sequence ATGAAAAAACCATTAGGTTTATTAATAATGATTAATTTATTTATGGGGTGTGATAGTAACAGTATTCTTGGTTTAGGCAAATTGATAGATAAACATAAGGATACTGGTAGTAATATACTTGGATTAGGTAAATTATCAGATGAGAGTAAGGATGCTTTATTAGATTCAGCATTAACACTTGGACAAGAAGTGTTGCAAGTTGGAAAAGAAATAGCTCCTAAAGTAGTAAATATGGGAGAAGAAGTAGTATCAGGAGCATTAGAATTAGGACAAGAAATGTTACAAATGGGACAAAATTTAGGGGAGGTAATAGTTCCGGGAGCAATACAAGCAGGTCAAGTGATATTGCCAGGAGTGTTACATGCGGGTCAAATTGTAGTTCCAGGGTTATTGGAGACAGGGAAAGTAATAGGACGAGGTTTTCAAGATATTTTTTGGTTTGTTGGGAATGTTGTTGGTGATATGTTAGAAGATTTGCTTGTTAAGGCAGATATTAAGTCTACTGATAAGAGAAGTAAGGTAAAAGAACACTTTGAAAAGGTGAAAAGTCAATTAGAAGCTACTAAAAATAAAGTAGATGGTTCATCTGGAGTTGTTGGAAATGATACAGTGATTGATAAATTAATTACTGCTGTAGGGAAATTAGCTAATGCTGTTGGTGATGATAAGATTGATATTGGGGCAATCAGTGATAGTAGTACTAAAGCTTCTATTGTTTCTGATAGAGCAAGCGTTCAATCTATCATTGAAGGGATTAAAGAAATAGTTGATATTGCTAAAAAGTCAGGTGTAAATGTTTCAACAGAAGATGCTGGTGCTACTGTTACTGCTTCTTCTCAAACTGATGCTACTGCTGCTCTTAATAGTGGTAAAGATGGTGCGCAAGAGGGAGCTGGCGCTAAACTTGCTCAAGAAGTTTCCAAAGCTGACCCATGGGCAATGATTGATAAAATATGCAATGCTAATGTTAAAGATGGTAATCTTGATGGTAATAATAGTAATGCTGGGGAATTGGTTACTGGTTTTGTTAACACTCCTAATGGTATTGGTGCAAAAACTAATGCAGACTTTGCAGCTGCTGTTGCATTAAAGGCAATGAGTAAAGATGGTAAATTTGCTGTTAAGGATAATGATTCTAATAGTGAGGATGCTAATAAAATTAAAAATGCTGCAGCTGAGGCTGTTAATAAATTATTAGATACACTTGGTTTAATTATTAGAAGAACAGTTAGAATGGAGATTGGTAAAGTTGACAGTAAGGTTAACAAGGTGGTAGCTAAAAAATAA
- a CDS encoding plasmid maintenance protein encodes MHTSQKVQNYTQLSKKYQIRYYKIVSIIRYFQKNTIKYNQTIILNTLNRFLTKDELKIITLRTLRKDLALLCNKGIIQKTLLRLGEGNGSYIRYTVNKYSQNNLKRFIENKQDIIEHDANAIYKFTKETQKKYFKNIGYKTYKSKNVTKNVSHNIINNKDINIKDTKDINLLISNTSKWKTMRYLDKIEENKNKKRYEEAIIKTKKWLESEKNK; translated from the coding sequence ATGCATACAAGTCAAAAAGTTCAAAACTACACACAACTATCAAAAAAGTATCAAATTAGGTATTACAAAATAGTATCAATAATTAGGTACTTTCAAAAGAACACTATCAAATATAATCAAACCATTATTTTAAATACATTAAACCGTTTTCTAACTAAAGACGAACTTAAAATAATTACACTCAGAACCCTTAGAAAAGATTTAGCCTTGCTATGTAATAAAGGTATTATTCAAAAAACTCTATTAAGATTGGGCGAAGGGAACGGCTCATACATAAGGTATACAGTAAATAAATACAGTCAAAATAACTTAAAACGTTTCATTGAAAACAAACAAGACATTATTGAGCATGATGCAAATGCAATATATAAATTTACAAAGGAAACACAAAAAAAATATTTTAAAAATATAGGGTACAAAACTTATAAATCTAAAAATGTAACTAAAAATGTCAGTCATAATATAATTAATAATAAAGATATAAATATTAAAGATACAAAAGATATAAATTTGCTAATAAGTAATACATCTAAATGGAAAACAATGAGATACTTAGATAAAATAGAAGAAAATAAAAACAAAAAACGTTATGAAGAAGCAATTATAAAAACAAAAAAATGGTTAGAAAGTGAAAAAAACAAATAA
- a CDS encoding virulence associated lipoprotein gives MKQKDFIISIMFVVINLLLISCGSPKKYVSSSIVISSNTTPEQKNMQKEQKEKEKEKEIADIKREIPNKVMDILKIHYGKSWDEFAQIIQVVGPGLVSPNEIFNMFIIEDASKNILYTENVILRNEFYLALEYDLNLMAPFIDIYYNIDNGSTFYVSESSLRCKSFMNEFKNNIIEQSRNYAKAYYIDVYEALKAKQNKLDMLSLQDLKLLKTKLEKLESSKRELITGVIRKFVNDYNNDIATEFFIIQLNGELRTRVFDLHKVQPYFEEKFENFEAKCSVVIALANEIKGVLDKIKIN, from the coding sequence TTGAAACAAAAAGATTTCATTATATCGATAATGTTTGTTGTGATAAATTTGTTACTGATATCTTGTGGCTCCCCAAAAAAGTATGTTTCTAGTAGCATTGTTATTAGTAGTAATACAACTCCAGAACAAAAAAATATGCAAAAAGAACAGAAAGAAAAAGAAAAAGAAAAAGAAATTGCAGATATTAAAAGAGAGATTCCTAATAAGGTAATGGATATTTTAAAAATACATTATGGTAAAAGTTGGGATGAATTTGCACAAATTATTCAAGTGGTAGGCCCTGGATTGGTTAGTCCCAATGAAATATTTAACATGTTTATAATTGAAGATGCTTCAAAGAATATCCTGTATACAGAAAACGTGATACTAAGAAATGAATTTTACTTAGCTCTTGAATATGATCTTAATTTGATGGCACCCTTTATAGATATTTATTATAATATAGATAATGGTTCTACTTTTTATGTTTCAGAAAGTTCATTAAGATGCAAATCATTTATGAATGAATTTAAAAACAATATAATTGAACAATCAAGGAACTATGCTAAAGCATATTACATAGATGTATATGAAGCTTTAAAAGCTAAACAAAATAAACTTGATATGTTATCTCTACAAGATTTAAAGTTATTAAAAACCAAATTGGAAAAACTTGAATCATCTAAAAGAGAATTAATAACAGGAGTAATACGAAAATTTGTGAATGATTACAACAATGATATAGCCACAGAGTTTTTCATAATTCAATTAAATGGAGAATTGCGGACTAGAGTTTTTGACCTTCATAAAGTTCAACCGTATTTTGAAGAAAAGTTCGAAAACTTTGAAGCCAAATGTAGTGTTGTTATAGCTTTAGCTAATGAAATTAAAGGTGTCTTAGACAAGATAAAGATAAATTAA
- a CDS encoding DUF226 domain-containing protein: MKKTNKLLTEFERKNMICQLKNLESKPKKNFNDSFSKIEKEDARTIYHTKIFNDLFAFGVNRREEDKFFVALRGVFNSDKKSTFRLFSIEKEEDRFLGMFYGFKRLKTSFILRYKDDTKKSDVTTKIYKPYYIEFRFKKGSIFCYIKAIHSLIKKEKFTKKYVQTLLERIMKLEDEVYKFYDKRLPDGGIITKWIEKNQR; this comes from the coding sequence GTGAAAAAAACAAATAAATTATTAACGGAATTTGAAAGAAAAAATATGATATGCCAATTGAAAAATCTAGAATCTAAACCAAAAAAAAATTTTAATGATTCTTTTTCCAAAATAGAAAAGGAAGATGCCAGAACAATATATCATACAAAGATATTTAACGATCTTTTTGCTTTCGGCGTTAATCGGAGAGAAGAAGATAAATTTTTTGTTGCTTTGCGAGGTGTATTTAACAGCGACAAAAAAAGTACTTTTCGTTTATTTAGTATTGAAAAAGAAGAAGATAGATTTTTAGGTATGTTTTACGGGTTTAAGAGGCTTAAAACTTCATTTATACTTAGGTATAAAGATGATACAAAAAAATCAGATGTCACAACTAAAATATATAAGCCTTACTACATAGAATTTCGATTTAAAAAGGGAAGTATTTTTTGCTATATAAAGGCTATTCATTCCTTAATAAAAAAAGAAAAATTTACAAAAAAATATGTTCAAACTTTGCTTGAAAGAATTATGAAATTGGAAGACGAGGTGTATAAATTCTATGATAAAAGATTACCGGATGGAGGAATTATAACGAAATGGATAGAAAAAAACCAGAGGTAA